A single genomic interval of Peribacillus sp. FSL H8-0477 harbors:
- a CDS encoding VanZ family protein, which produces MRVEEIIGIVKNYFFLALIAIIVLGIIFLLLYFIVYKKLLSGKKSLSKTRLLLVGLFISYVLMVIGMTFMNRGSNFQGEMVLSLFSSYREAWYSFSTRQWQFVLLNIFMFVPFGFLFPLLDARFRKALWTVGMAALFTLSIECIQLLSGYGIFELDDLFNNLVGAIIGYGIIMAFISIKNKKIKQSLFFISPLFIVVFLFGSMLVYYNVKEFGNLPIRPSQKTDMTQATTTIDIKLSDTRITVPVYKAPSYTKDAADEFVLNYFKKLNIDVSNMDDISYPDLGVYRVQGEEAYNLSFQFLDGSYSYTDFSSFDEHIEPIDVEEETLKNKLTGFGIEIPPNAHFKKVNKGTFEWSVDKKIIENQLIDGTITVNYYNDDTVKGIEHHLITYEKVKDILIKSEQEVYQEILDGEFNYYVENKGIKTLAIHNVELSFYLDSKSYYQPVYAFYSTVDGKDITILIPAI; this is translated from the coding sequence ATGAGGGTAGAAGAAATCATTGGTATAGTTAAGAATTACTTTTTTCTGGCTTTAATAGCCATTATTGTTTTAGGAATAATCTTTTTGCTACTCTATTTTATAGTTTATAAAAAACTTTTAAGTGGGAAGAAAAGTCTTTCAAAGACGCGGCTTCTACTAGTAGGGTTGTTTATTAGTTATGTTCTTATGGTTATTGGTATGACTTTTATGAATAGGGGGTCAAACTTCCAAGGCGAGATGGTTTTATCTTTGTTTTCATCATACAGAGAGGCCTGGTATAGTTTTAGTACACGGCAATGGCAATTTGTACTTTTAAATATATTCATGTTTGTACCATTCGGGTTTCTTTTCCCTTTATTGGATGCTCGTTTTCGAAAGGCCTTATGGACAGTTGGGATGGCCGCGTTATTCACACTATCCATTGAATGTATCCAGTTACTATCAGGATACGGTATTTTTGAACTGGATGATCTATTTAATAATCTAGTAGGAGCCATTATTGGATATGGAATCATCATGGCCTTCATTTCAATAAAGAATAAGAAAATAAAGCAATCTCTTTTCTTCATTTCACCGTTATTCATAGTCGTTTTTTTATTCGGAAGTATGCTTGTGTATTATAACGTTAAGGAGTTTGGGAATCTTCCCATCAGGCCAAGTCAAAAAACAGATATGACACAAGCTACAACCACTATAGATATAAAACTTAGCGATACTAGAATAACCGTCCCAGTATATAAAGCACCTAGCTATACTAAGGACGCTGCTGATGAGTTTGTGCTAAATTATTTTAAAAAGTTAAACATTGATGTATCGAATATGGATGATATATCTTACCCGGATTTAGGTGTATATAGGGTCCAAGGTGAAGAAGCTTATAATCTATCCTTCCAATTCTTAGATGGAAGTTATAGTTATACGGATTTCTCAAGTTTTGACGAACATATAGAACCAATAGATGTAGAAGAAGAAACCTTAAAGAATAAATTAACTGGTTTCGGCATTGAGATTCCACCAAACGCTCATTTTAAAAAGGTTAATAAGGGTACATTTGAGTGGTCGGTAGATAAAAAAATCATAGAAAATCAACTAATTGATGGCACCATAACGGTGAATTATTACAACGACGATACAGTAAAAGGAATTGAGCATCATTTAATTACCTATGAAAAGGTAAAGGATATTCTAATAAAAAGTGAACAAGAAGTCTATCAGGAAATATTAGATGGGGAATTTAACTATTACGTTGAAAATAAAGGCATAAAAACCTTAGCTATTCATAATGTAGAGCTAAGCTTTTATTTAGATTCAAAGAGCTATTATCAACCTGTTTATGCTTTTTATAGCACTGTAGATGGGAAGGATATAACAATCTTAATTCCTGCAATTTAG
- a CDS encoding papain-like cysteine protease family protein — protein sequence MKRLLTAAIASSMLLLTACSDNNESKEVEAETTVSAKPTTADATIKGKDYDENGGADAYASAGDHADSRYYKAPDFFNLKSNDQLLLIENYQTMQQTTEWSCGPATALMVANHFGVTDLTEMDIATQMKSMTDLDVKDALPGTANNFPEYGSNVTQLYDFFTSLEGFEVVDTSYRGEYNDADLIQESNEVTENNVGNLPAAFTWNSLYTSENSDTSEAYVEDAKDSFFVKWLTDHLSNDRPIMVEWGDWDGHWQSIIGYDNNGTPGIGDDTLIFADPYDTSDHAQDGYYFYPLERWFGQWNDRNIAPKPFQLQPYIVVDTK from the coding sequence ATGAAAAGACTTCTTACGGCAGCTATAGCATCCTCCATGCTATTATTAACTGCATGCTCAGACAACAATGAATCAAAAGAAGTGGAAGCAGAAACGACGGTATCAGCAAAACCAACTACTGCGGATGCTACGATTAAAGGAAAAGATTACGATGAAAATGGCGGCGCGGATGCTTATGCTTCTGCAGGTGACCATGCCGATTCTCGTTACTATAAAGCACCTGATTTCTTTAACTTGAAATCAAATGATCAATTACTATTGATCGAAAACTATCAAACGATGCAGCAAACAACCGAATGGTCTTGTGGACCTGCTACAGCACTAATGGTTGCGAATCATTTTGGAGTAACTGATTTAACCGAAATGGATATTGCGACACAAATGAAATCAATGACAGACTTAGACGTGAAGGATGCGTTGCCAGGAACGGCGAACAACTTCCCTGAATACGGCTCAAACGTTACTCAACTCTATGATTTCTTCACTAGTTTAGAAGGGTTTGAAGTGGTGGATACAAGCTACCGCGGAGAATACAACGACGCTGACTTAATTCAAGAGAGTAACGAAGTCACTGAAAATAACGTAGGCAACCTGCCTGCTGCTTTTACTTGGAACAGCCTGTATACTTCTGAAAACAGCGACACCTCTGAAGCCTACGTCGAAGATGCAAAAGACAGCTTTTTCGTAAAATGGCTGACAGATCACCTGTCAAACGATCGTCCAATCATGGTTGAATGGGGCGACTGGGATGGCCACTGGCAATCCATTATCGGATATGACAATAACGGTACACCAGGCATTGGCGATGATACACTTATCTTCGCTGACCCATACGATACATCTGATCACGCCCAAGATGGCTACTACTTCTACCCATTAGAGCGTTGGTTTGGCCAATGGAATGACCGCAACATCGCACCCAAACCATTCCAATTACAGCCCTATATTGTCGTAGATACAAAATAA